A region from the Aegilops tauschii subsp. strangulata cultivar AL8/78 chromosome 5, Aet v6.0, whole genome shotgun sequence genome encodes:
- the LOC109761385 gene encoding protein NO VEIN-like, with product MAAARAHVERLRRERYYIGRGEQNPLAEDMHQAVNYLSQELYSKDVHFLMELVQNAEDNEYPDGVAPSLEFLVTSTDITGSGASSTLLIFNNEKGFSPSNIQSICGVGKSTKKGNRDKGYIGEKGIGFKSVFLISSQPHIFSNGYQIKFNEKPCPECNIGYIVPEWVQSRPSLSDIKQIYGSTRDLPTTCIVLPLKYEKVTAVKQ from the exons ATGGCGGCTGCACGGGCGCACGTGGAGAGGCTCCGGCGGGAGCGGTACTACATCGGGCGCGGCGAGCAGAACCCGCTAGCGGAGGACATGCACCAGGCGGTGAACTACCTGAGCCAGGAGCTCTACTCCAAGGACGTCCACTTCCTCATGGAGCTCGTCCAG AACGCTGAAGACAATGAGTACCCTGATGGAGTAGCACCGTCATTGGAGTTTCTAGTAACATCAACTGACATCACTGGATCTGGTGCATCGTCAACTTTACTCATTTTCAACAACGAGAAGGGCTTCTCTCCATCCAATATTCAATCTATTTGTGGCGTGGGGAAGTCGACCAAAAAGGGAAACAGGGACAAGGGCTACATTGGAGAGAAAG GTATTGGATTCAAAAGTGTGTTCCTGATATCAAGCCAGCCCCATATATTCAGTAATGGGTATCAAATCAAGTTTAATGAGAAGCCGTGTCCAGAATGCAATATTGGATACATTGTCCCAGAGTGGGTTCAATCCAGGCCTAGCCTTTCAGATATCAAACAGATATATGGGTCTACCAGAGACCTTCCAACAACCTGTATCGTCCTGCCTTTGAAGTATGAGAAGGTCACTGCAGTGAAGCAGTAG
- the LOC141023111 gene encoding uncharacterized protein has product MQLVSGGQTAISVDGEVGHFFRNKRGLRQGDPMSPILFNFVVDALAAMLRRATEAGHIKGVMGHLIPGGISHLQYADDTLLLFQPDLHTVATVKALLLSFEIMSGLNINFHKCEVLPMGLEAEEGRRIADLLNCKVGKLQFTYLGLPLDAKRITIDGWAPLWTKVGDGSVRGGASSSPPQPGVHAKMDTPRSRFFWEGSGPKRKYHMISQGATGLWIDLLRAKYFPNGNFFEGAARGSPFWNDLQAIRPAFAMGAKFNIGDGRSAGFWLDFWVRSQPLWLGFQDLYALAVNPDQSVASALASSPPRRSTSVGSSTVMNKRT; this is encoded by the exons ATGCAGCTGGTCTCGGGGGGCCAAACTGCGATATCGGTTGACGGAGAAGTAGGGCACTTCTTCCGGAACAAGCGTGGACTACGTCAGGGTGACCCCATGTCACCGATCTTGTTTAATTTCGTTGTCGATGCGTTGGCTGCAATGCTGCGGAGAGCCACCGAAGCTGGTCACATCAAAGGTGTAATGGGACACCTCATCCCAGGGGGGATATCCCACCTGCAGTACGCGGATGACACGCTATTGCTGTTCCAGCCGGATCTCCACACCGTGGCCACGGTCAAAGCCCTTCTTCTTAGCTTTGAGATCATGTCAGGGCTAAACATTAACTTTCACAAATGTGAAGTTCTGCCCATGGGCTTGGAAGCGGAAGAAGGCAGGCGCATTGCAGACTTGCTCAACTGTAAAGTTGGCAAGCTTCAATTTACATACCTTGGTTTGCCATTAGACGCCAAACGCATCACGATTGATGGCTGGGCACCGCTTTGGACCAAGGTGGGGGACGGGTCTGTCCGTGGAGGGGCAAGTTCCTCTCCTCCGCAGCCAG GTGTTCACGCCAAAATGGACACGCCCCGCTCGCGTTTCTTCTGGGAAGGTTCGGGGCCGAAGCGCAAATACCACATG ATATCCCAAGGGGCGACCGGCTTGTGGATCGACCTGCTGCGGGCCAAGTACTTCCCGAACGGGAACTTCTTCGAAGGTGCAGCTAGGGGATCACCTTTCTGGAACGACCTCCAAGCCATCCGTCCGGCCTTTGCCATGGGGGCTAAGTTCAACATCGGAGACGGTAGATCGGCCGGGTTCTGGCTCGATTTTTGGGTCCGCTCCCAACCTCTCTGGTTGGGATTCCAGGACTTATACGCTCTGGCCGTCAACCCGGACCAGTCCGTGGCCTCGGCCCTTGCCTCGTCCCCCCCCCGGCGATCTACTTCCGTCGGGAGCTCAACGGTCATGAACAAGCGAACTTAG